In bacterium, the following are encoded in one genomic region:
- a CDS encoding ParA family protein: MKRIAVATSKGGVGKTTLVTNLSAGLAAVGKKVLIIDCDAQ, encoded by the coding sequence CTGAAGCGGATTGCAGTTGCCACAAGTAAAGGCGGAGTAGGCAAAACAACACTTGTTACTAATTTGTCAGCAGGGCTCGCTGCTGTTGGCAAAAAAGTACTGATCATTGATTGTGACGCTCAGG
- a CDS encoding response regulator — MKVLVVDDSSTMRRILTNCLNEAGFKDVVHAADGIEALDALSKETDIGLILADWHMPNMDGFALLQQVKSDDKTKGIPVIMVTTQAEKQSVMDALKIGAANYVVKPFTPETIKEKIAEVLG, encoded by the coding sequence GTGAAAGTTCTTGTTGTTGACGATTCCAGTACAATGCGACGTATTCTTACCAATTGTCTTAATGAAGCCGGATTCAAAGATGTAGTACATGCTGCTGATGGAATTGAAGCACTGGATGCTCTTTCAAAAGAGACGGATATAGGGCTGATCCTTGCTGATTGGCACATGCCTAATATGGATGGTTTCGCTCTTCTTCAGCAGGTAAAGTCTGATGATAAGACAAAGGGGATTCCGGTAATAATGGTTACAACTCAGGCGGAAAAGCAGAGTGTTATGGATGCCCTGAAAATAGGTGCAGCTAACTATGTTGTAAAACCATTTACACCGGAAACAATAAAAGAGAAGATTGCAGAGGTCCTCGGCTGA